The following proteins come from a genomic window of Streptomyces sp. NBC_01716:
- the nagA gene encoding N-acetylglucosamine-6-phosphate deacetylase — MRAGRGGRAAGHAMTAGRPEQGPEGTGGRLFTGGRLVTPDAGVLDGWLLVRDGRIHSVGTGAPPGGPASVVDLGGRTVVPGFVDPHCHGGAGHSVYTGDPAAVRGAAAGHLARGTTTMLASVATVEPAAMETAVRAVASVIDDGSAPSLAGTHFEGPFLSPLRRGAQTRSALRDPDPDLLARLIDAAGGHAVSMTVAPELPGAPELIRAYADALVCCLGHTDADADRFARAADLGARAVTHLFNAMPPPHHREPGPVAAALLDRRLVCELVLDGHHLADDTVRLAHRVAGPDRLMLVSDAMPAAGMPDGEYAFADREVTVADGVATLRGTDTLAGSTLFVAEAFRRAVTTVGIPLPDAVRMTSGTAARLLGLSDRGELRPGLRADLVELGPDLRPARVWLGGVEVG; from the coding sequence GTGCGCGCGGGCCGCGGTGGACGCGCTGCTGGGCACGCGATGACGGCGGGCCGTCCGGAACAGGGGCCGGAAGGCACCGGCGGGCGGCTGTTCACCGGCGGCAGGCTCGTCACGCCCGACGCCGGTGTCCTGGACGGGTGGCTCCTCGTACGGGACGGCCGTATCCACTCGGTGGGTACGGGCGCCCCGCCCGGCGGGCCCGCGAGCGTAGTGGATCTGGGCGGCCGGACCGTCGTGCCGGGGTTCGTGGACCCGCACTGCCACGGCGGCGCCGGGCACTCGGTCTACACAGGGGATCCCGCCGCCGTACGGGGGGCGGCGGCGGGTCATCTCGCGCGGGGTACGACCACGATGCTGGCGTCCGTCGCGACGGTCGAGCCGGCTGCGATGGAGACAGCCGTACGCGCGGTCGCGTCGGTCATCGACGACGGGTCGGCGCCCAGTCTGGCCGGCACCCATTTCGAGGGCCCGTTCCTGTCGCCCCTGCGGCGCGGCGCGCAGACCCGCTCCGCGCTGCGCGACCCCGACCCGGACCTGCTGGCACGACTGATCGACGCGGCGGGCGGGCACGCGGTGTCGATGACCGTGGCGCCGGAACTGCCGGGCGCGCCGGAGCTGATCCGCGCATACGCGGACGCGCTGGTCTGCTGTCTGGGTCACACCGACGCGGACGCGGACCGGTTCGCGCGGGCCGCCGATCTCGGTGCCCGCGCGGTGACGCATCTCTTCAACGCGATGCCGCCGCCGCACCACCGGGAGCCGGGCCCGGTCGCCGCCGCGCTGCTGGACCGGCGGCTGGTCTGCGAACTCGTCCTGGACGGGCACCATCTGGCCGACGACACCGTCCGGCTGGCCCACCGGGTGGCGGGGCCCGACCGGCTGATGCTGGTCAGTGACGCGATGCCGGCGGCGGGCATGCCGGACGGGGAGTACGCCTTCGCGGACCGCGAGGTGACCGTCGCGGACGGGGTGGCCACGCTGCGTGGCACCGACACGCTCGCCGGGTCGACGCTGTTCGTGGCGGAGGCGTTCCGCAGAGCCGTGACGACGGTGGGCATCCCGCTGCCGGACGCGGTCCGGATGACGTCCGGCACCGCCGCCCGGCTGCTCGGTCTGAGCGACCGGGGCGAACTGCGGCCGGGCCTGCGGGCGGACCTGGTGGAGCTCGGCCCGGACCTGCGACCCGCCCGCGTATGGCTCGGCGGTGTGGAGGTGGGGTGA
- the def gene encoding peptide deformylase, whose product MRNRPIPGSAGRVRPLRLLGDPVLHAPCGPVTDFGPQLARLVDDLFATMYRASGVGLAANQIGVPLQVFVYDCPDDEDVRHLGHVVNPRLVEADGVTVRGPEGCLSLPGLEAGTERFDHAVVEGVTVDGVPVRIAGTGFFGRCLQHECDHLEGLVYADRLTGLRRARLLRAARRASWS is encoded by the coding sequence ATGCGAAACCGGCCGATCCCCGGCAGCGCCGGACGGGTCCGTCCTCTGCGGCTGCTCGGCGACCCGGTCCTGCACGCACCCTGTGGGCCCGTCACGGACTTCGGGCCACAACTCGCGCGGCTGGTCGACGACTTGTTCGCGACGATGTACCGGGCGAGCGGGGTCGGTCTCGCGGCGAACCAGATCGGCGTACCGCTACAGGTGTTCGTGTACGACTGCCCCGACGACGAGGACGTCCGCCACCTCGGACACGTCGTCAATCCCCGCCTCGTGGAGGCGGACGGGGTCACCGTACGAGGGCCCGAGGGCTGCCTCTCGCTGCCCGGACTCGAAGCGGGCACGGAGCGGTTCGACCACGCGGTGGTGGAGGGCGTGACGGTGGACGGCGTGCCCGTGCGGATCGCCGGCACCGGGTTCTTCGGGCGCTGTCTCCAGCACGAGTGCGACCATCTGGAGGGGCTTGTCTACGCGGACCGGCTGACGGGTCTGCGGCGGGCCAGGCTGCTGCGGGCGGCGCGGCGCGCGTCCTGGAGCTGA
- a CDS encoding TetR family transcriptional regulator, translated as MGTTQQADQHRSAHQRRRQLLEAADRVVLRDGPKASMNAIAAEAGITKPILYRHFGDKGGLYRALAKRHTDALLSALKAALDAPADRRERVEATLDTYLAAIEARPQVYRFLMHPAEDSQLPEQGFDVGRHSAPLLRRLGEELAIVIEERVDLGPESAQLARVWGHGIVGMMHAAGDWWLGERPCSRAQLVSSLADLLWGRLSAVADRAGSPGL; from the coding sequence ATGGGGACCACACAGCAGGCCGACCAGCACCGTTCCGCCCATCAGCGGCGCCGCCAACTCCTGGAGGCCGCCGACCGGGTGGTGCTGCGTGACGGGCCGAAGGCCTCCATGAACGCGATCGCGGCCGAGGCCGGCATCACCAAGCCGATCCTCTACCGCCACTTCGGCGACAAGGGCGGGCTCTACCGCGCCCTGGCGAAGCGTCATACGGACGCGCTGCTCAGCGCGTTGAAGGCGGCGCTGGACGCCCCCGCCGACCGCCGCGAGCGGGTGGAGGCCACGCTCGACACGTATCTCGCGGCGATCGAGGCACGCCCGCAGGTGTACCGGTTCCTGATGCACCCCGCCGAGGACAGCCAACTCCCCGAGCAGGGCTTCGACGTGGGCCGGCACTCCGCGCCGCTGCTGCGCCGGCTCGGCGAGGAGTTGGCCATCGTCATCGAGGAGCGGGTCGACCTCGGCCCGGAGAGCGCCCAGTTGGCCCGCGTCTGGGGCCATGGGATCGTCGGCATGATGCACGCGGCGGGTGACTGGTGGCTCGGCGAACGCCCTTGCTCCCGCGCCCAGTTGGTGAGCAGCCTGGCGGATCTGCTGTGGGGCAGGCTGTCGGCGGTGGCCGACCGGGCGGGCAGCCCGGGGCTCTGA
- a CDS encoding acyl-CoA dehydrogenase family protein, producing MAEFTFELNDDQKQVRDWLHGFAADVIRPAAAEWDEREETPWPVIQEAAKVGVYSLDFYAQQYFDPTGLSIPMVMEELFWGDAGIALSIVGTGLAAVGVLANGTEEQIGTWIPQMYGDADDVKVAAFCSSEPDAGSDVAAMRTRAVYDEAKDEWVLNGTKTWATNGGIANVHVVVAVVDPEAGSKGHASFIVPPATPGLSQGQKFKKHGIRASHTAEVVLEDVRVPGHCLLGGKEKLDERLARAREARAGADGSGTSGGERVKNAAMATFEASRPAVGAMAVGTARAAYEVALDYAKTRSQFGRPIIDNQGIAFQLVDMRTRIDAARLLVWRASWMAATGKPFTAAEGSMSKLYASETAKEVTARAVQILGGNGFTREYPVERMHRDSAIYTIFEGTSEIQRLVIARTLSGMPIR from the coding sequence ATGGCCGAGTTCACGTTCGAACTCAACGATGACCAGAAGCAGGTACGCGACTGGCTGCACGGGTTCGCCGCCGATGTCATCCGCCCGGCCGCCGCCGAGTGGGACGAGCGGGAGGAGACTCCCTGGCCCGTCATCCAGGAAGCCGCCAAGGTCGGTGTCTATTCCCTCGACTTCTACGCACAGCAGTATTTCGACCCCACGGGCCTCTCCATCCCGATGGTGATGGAGGAACTGTTCTGGGGTGACGCGGGCATCGCCCTGTCGATCGTCGGCACCGGACTCGCCGCCGTCGGTGTGCTCGCCAACGGCACCGAGGAGCAGATAGGCACCTGGATACCGCAGATGTACGGCGACGCGGACGACGTGAAGGTCGCCGCGTTCTGCTCCTCCGAGCCCGACGCCGGATCGGACGTCGCCGCGATGCGCACCCGCGCGGTCTACGACGAGGCGAAGGACGAGTGGGTCCTCAACGGGACCAAGACCTGGGCGACCAACGGCGGTATCGCCAATGTGCATGTCGTGGTCGCCGTGGTGGACCCGGAGGCCGGCTCCAAGGGGCACGCGTCCTTCATCGTCCCGCCCGCGACGCCCGGTCTCTCCCAGGGGCAGAAGTTCAAGAAGCACGGCATCCGCGCCTCGCACACGGCCGAGGTCGTCCTGGAGGACGTCCGCGTCCCGGGCCACTGCCTGCTGGGCGGCAAGGAGAAGCTGGACGAGCGGCTGGCCCGCGCCCGCGAGGCGCGGGCGGGGGCCGACGGGTCGGGGACCAGCGGCGGTGAGCGGGTGAAGAACGCGGCCATGGCGACCTTCGAGGCCTCACGCCCGGCGGTCGGCGCGATGGCGGTGGGCACGGCACGAGCGGCGTACGAGGTGGCGCTCGACTACGCCAAGACCCGCAGCCAGTTCGGCCGCCCGATCATCGACAACCAGGGCATCGCGTTCCAGCTCGTCGACATGCGCACCCGGATCGACGCCGCCCGGCTGCTCGTCTGGCGCGCCTCCTGGATGGCGGCCACGGGCAAGCCCTTCACCGCGGCGGAGGGCTCCATGTCGAAGCTGTACGCGAGCGAGACGGCGAAGGAGGTCACCGCGCGGGCGGTGCAGATCCTCGGCGGCAACGGCTTCACACGGGAGTACCCGGTGGAGCGGATGCACCGCGACAGCGCGATCTACACGATCTTCGAGGGCACCAGCGAGATCCAGCGCCTGGTCATCGCGCGCACGCTGTCGGGGATGCCGATCCGCTAG
- a CDS encoding excalibur calcium-binding domain-containing protein: protein MSFSPPAAPGPNPYVGPPTPPPGRPKWTRKRVLFPVVAVLFFLGVGIGSSGDTTRTENTADAKPGATATVTATATATPEPAATETVTATPKPAPTVTETKTVKVTGAPAADDDNGDSGGSTGSGGSDTGGSGGGSTYYANCTAVRAAGAAPIRRGDPGYGSHLDRDGDGIACE from the coding sequence ATGAGTTTTTCGCCACCTGCCGCGCCCGGTCCCAACCCGTACGTCGGGCCGCCGACACCGCCGCCCGGCCGTCCGAAGTGGACACGGAAGCGGGTGCTGTTTCCCGTGGTCGCGGTGCTGTTCTTCCTGGGCGTCGGCATCGGCTCCTCGGGCGACACGACACGGACGGAGAACACGGCCGACGCGAAGCCGGGTGCCACGGCGACGGTGACCGCCACCGCGACGGCCACCCCCGAACCCGCGGCGACGGAGACGGTGACGGCCACCCCGAAGCCCGCGCCGACCGTCACCGAGACGAAGACCGTCAAGGTCACCGGCGCGCCCGCCGCGGACGACGACAACGGCGACAGCGGCGGGTCGACCGGCTCGGGAGGCTCGGACACGGGCGGCTCCGGAGGCGGCTCCACGTACTACGCCAACTGCACGGCCGTCCGGGCCGCAGGCGCCGCCCCCATCCGCAGGGGCGACCCCGGCTACGGCTCGCATCTGGACCGCGACGGCGACGGCATCGCCTGCGAGTGA
- a CDS encoding HAD-IA family hydrolase, with protein sequence MGGITVVWCDFGGVLTPPIDEAFARVVAAAAVPARELRAASETVAADMGLTGVAPLELGLLSQAEWGRRVTAALAPRWRPRVDLGRFGDYFYADRELNLALFDHLVRLRGQGVRLGLLTNSVREWEPHRAAMLAAAGRSAAVFDAVVRSHEVGVAKPDEAMFSLAEAVFGTPPEQCLLIDDTAANCAASRRRGWTAVAHLDTERTVAALARRVPRRR encoded by the coding sequence ATGGGCGGGATCACAGTGGTGTGGTGCGACTTCGGTGGCGTTCTCACGCCACCGATCGACGAAGCGTTCGCCCGCGTGGTCGCGGCCGCCGCGGTGCCGGCGAGGGAGTTGCGTGCGGCTTCCGAGACCGTCGCCGCGGACATGGGACTCACCGGTGTGGCACCCCTCGAACTCGGCCTGCTCAGCCAGGCCGAGTGGGGCCGCCGCGTCACCGCCGCCCTGGCGCCCCGGTGGCGTCCCCGCGTCGACCTCGGCCGATTCGGGGACTACTTCTATGCCGACCGCGAGCTGAACCTCGCGCTGTTCGACCACCTCGTGCGACTGCGCGGCCAGGGGGTGCGGCTCGGCCTGCTGACCAACAGCGTCCGCGAGTGGGAACCGCACCGGGCGGCCATGCTGGCCGCCGCAGGTCGCTCCGCCGCCGTGTTCGACGCCGTGGTGCGCTCGCACGAGGTCGGCGTCGCCAAACCGGACGAGGCGATGTTCAGTCTCGCCGAGGCTGTCTTCGGCACACCGCCCGAGCAGTGCCTGCTGATCGATGACACGGCGGCCAACTGCGCGGCCTCCCGCCGCCGCGGCTGGACTGCCGTCGCACACCTCGACACCGAACGCACCGTCGCGGCCCTCGCCCGACGCGTACCGCGGAGACGGTGA
- a CDS encoding LysR substrate-binding domain-containing protein: MELRHLVSFLAIAEELHFGRAAARLHLAQPSLSQHLQRLERSIGVELVSRNSHEVRLTPAGVVFREEASDIVSRVQRAGQTARAAAAGRAGTVRVGYNFPAGQRVLPDTLATLAERYPAIDVEMREMRTGPQLTALTQDRIDVAMVYGKPTATRLCHRHLLRVPLVAVVGSRHRWAGRDRMAFGELAGESCILFDRAQSTAMYDVIFSAAERSGIQLTVAEEVDDPGATAILASIRPLVGFASESRGQSTGAAPGGPGTAVVRLYDPVPTVDLYAVWTVGDRASLVEPFVDCLPTARIEDGR; the protein is encoded by the coding sequence ATGGAACTGCGTCACCTGGTGTCGTTCCTCGCGATCGCCGAGGAACTGCATTTCGGCAGGGCCGCCGCACGGCTGCATCTGGCGCAGCCGTCGCTGAGCCAGCACCTGCAGCGGCTGGAACGCTCGATCGGGGTCGAACTGGTCTCCCGGAACTCCCACGAAGTGCGGTTGACGCCCGCCGGGGTGGTGTTTCGCGAGGAGGCGAGCGACATCGTCTCCCGGGTCCAGCGGGCGGGCCAGACCGCCAGGGCTGCCGCGGCCGGCCGGGCGGGCACCGTCCGGGTCGGTTACAACTTCCCCGCCGGCCAGCGCGTTCTCCCCGACACCCTCGCCACTCTCGCCGAGCGGTATCCCGCGATCGACGTGGAGATGCGGGAGATGCGCACCGGCCCGCAGCTCACCGCCCTCACACAGGACCGCATCGACGTGGCCATGGTCTACGGCAAGCCGACCGCCACCCGCCTCTGCCACCGGCACCTGCTGCGGGTCCCGCTCGTCGCCGTCGTCGGCAGCAGGCACCGGTGGGCCGGACGCGACCGGATGGCGTTCGGCGAGCTGGCGGGCGAGTCCTGCATCCTGTTCGACCGGGCACAGTCCACGGCGATGTACGACGTGATCTTCTCCGCCGCCGAGCGCAGCGGCATTCAGCTCACCGTGGCGGAGGAGGTCGACGACCCCGGTGCCACGGCCATTCTCGCTTCCATCCGACCGTTGGTCGGCTTCGCCTCCGAGTCGCGCGGGCAATCGACCGGGGCCGCACCCGGCGGTCCGGGGACCGCCGTGGTGCGGCTCTACGATCCTGTCCCCACGGTGGACCTGTACGCGGTGTGGACCGTGGGCGACCGCGCCTCGTTGGTGGAACCGTTCGTCGACTGCCTGCCCACTGCCCGTATCGAGGACGGGAGATGA
- a CDS encoding carbohydrate ABC transporter permease, whose product MTVHTEPEEPLRDRGTARKAVGHVVLGLMSLGCLFPIYWLYATSVRAPGDVHSLSLLPWPLSLANYADALNKTDMFAMLVNTMIIAVLTALGQLLTGLLAAYAFAAWRFRFERLLYLAFVGTWLVPFQVTMLPNYVLLSRLGLLNTLAGVIVPNLCSALGVLMLRQHLMGFPKELLDAARMDGRGSWSTLWTVVVPTLRPVLAALGILLAITAWNEYFWPAMVMQRSNAVVQLGLRSFMGTEGNDWGPLMAASGMACLPVFALYLFLQRHIVNAFVRSGLK is encoded by the coding sequence ATGACAGTCCACACCGAACCCGAAGAGCCGCTCCGCGACCGGGGGACGGCGCGTAAGGCCGTCGGGCACGTCGTGCTCGGGCTGATGAGCCTGGGGTGCCTGTTCCCGATCTACTGGCTGTACGCGACCTCGGTGCGCGCTCCCGGCGACGTGCATTCCCTGTCGCTGCTGCCGTGGCCCCTGTCACTGGCCAACTACGCCGACGCGTTGAACAAGACCGACATGTTCGCGATGCTGGTGAACACCATGATCATCGCCGTGCTGACCGCGCTGGGCCAGTTGTTGACCGGGCTGCTCGCCGCGTACGCGTTCGCGGCGTGGCGGTTCAGGTTCGAGCGTCTGCTGTACCTGGCGTTCGTCGGCACCTGGCTGGTCCCGTTCCAGGTGACGATGCTGCCCAATTACGTGTTGCTCTCGCGGCTGGGCCTGCTCAACACCCTGGCCGGGGTGATCGTGCCGAACCTGTGCTCGGCGCTGGGCGTGCTGATGCTGCGGCAGCACCTGATGGGCTTTCCGAAGGAGTTGCTCGACGCGGCCAGGATGGACGGCCGGGGTTCCTGGAGCACGTTGTGGACCGTCGTGGTCCCGACGCTGCGGCCGGTGCTGGCCGCGCTGGGAATACTGCTGGCCATCACCGCGTGGAACGAGTACTTCTGGCCCGCGATGGTGATGCAGCGCAGCAATGCCGTGGTGCAACTGGGCCTGCGCAGCTTCATGGGCACCGAGGGCAACGACTGGGGGCCGCTGATGGCTGCTTCCGGAATGGCGTGTCTGCCGGTGTTCGCGCTGTACCTGTTCCTTCAGCGGCACATCGTCAACGCTTTCGTCCGATCTGGACTGAAGTAG